A window of the Gossypium hirsutum isolate 1008001.06 chromosome A05, Gossypium_hirsutum_v2.1, whole genome shotgun sequence genome harbors these coding sequences:
- the LOC107957476 gene encoding calcium-dependent protein kinase 11 isoform X1: MNKKIAGSSSRPRKPTGTVLPYQTQRIRDHYFLGKKLGQGQFGTTYLCTHKVTGIRYACKSIPKRKLVCREDYDDVWREIQIMHHLSENPFVVQIKGTYEDAVFVHLVMELCAGGELFDRIVAKGHYSEREAAKLIKTIVGVVEACHSLGVMHRDLKPENFLFDTPADDAVLKATDFGLSVFYKPGQYFSDVVGSPFYVAPEVLLKHYGPEADIWSAAVILYILLSGVPPFWAETDSGIFRQILHGKVDFESEPWPSISESAKDLLRKMLERDPQKRITAYEVLCHPWIVDDRVAPDKPLDSAVLSRLKKFSAMNKLKKMALRVIAERLSEEEIGGLKELFKMIDTDNSGTITFQELKDGLKKVGSELTETEIKDLMEAADIDNSGTIDYGEFLAATLHINKIEREENLVAAFSFFDKDGSGYITIDELQQACKEFGLGDVHLDEMIKEIDQDNDGRIDYGEFAAMMRTGDGGMGRSRSLRSSLTFSIADAFGMKDPTQDIK, from the exons ATGAATAAGAAAATTGCAGGATCGTCCTCAAGACCAAGAAAGCCCACAGGTACGGTTTTACCATACCAAACCCAGAGAATAAGGGACCACTATTTCTTGGGCAAGAAGCTTGGGCAAGGTCAATTTGGCACCACCTACCTATGTACCCACAAGGTTACTGGTATCCGTTACGCTTGCAAATCTATCCCAAAGCGCAAGCTCGTCTGCCGTGAAGATTACGATGACGTCTGGAGGGAGATCCAGATCATGCATCATTTGTCTGAGAACCCATTCGTGGTTCAGATCAAGGGAACTTATGAAGATGCCGTGTTTGTTCATTTGGTTATGGAGCTTTGTGCGGGTGGGGAACTTTTTGATAGGATCGTGGCTAAAGGTCATTATAGTGAAAGAGAGGCTGCTAAGCTTATCAAAACCATTGTTGGTGTCGTTGAGGCTTGTCATTCCCTTGGGGTTATGCATAGAGATCTCAAACCTGAGAATTTCTTGTTTGATACTCCCGCTGACGATGCCGTTCTCAAGGCTACCGATTTTGGCTTGTCCGTCTTCTATAAACCAG GACAGTATTTTAGTGATGTTGTTGGGAGTCCCTTTTATGTTGCGCCAGAGGTTTTGTTGAAGCATTATGGACCAGAAGCAGATATATGGAGTGCTGCTGTTATCCTATACATCTTGTTGAGTGGGGTTCCGCCATTTTGGGCAG AAACTGATTCAGGAATCTTCAGacagattttacatggaaaagttgattttgaatcTGAGCCATGGCCTAGTATCTCTGAAAGTGCAAAAGATCTGTTAAGAAAGATGCTTGAAAGGGACCCACAGAAAAGAATTACTGCCTATGAGGTTCTAT GTCACCCATGGATTGTGGATGATAGAGTTGCCCCAGACAAACCTCTGGATTCCGCTGTATTATCACGTTTGAAGAAGTTCTCAGCAATGAACAAACTTAAAAAGATGGCTCTGCGT GTCATAGCAGAGAGACTCTCTGAGGAAGAAATTGGTGGCTTGAAAGAGTTGTTCAAAATGATTGATACAGACAACAGTGGGACGATTACATTTCAGGAACTCAAAGATGGTTTAAAGAAAGTGGGATCTGAACTTACAGAAACGGAAATCAAGGATTTAATGGAAGCT GCTGATATTGATAACAGTGGAACAATTGACTATGGTGAATTCCTTGCTGCTACACTGCACATAAATAAGATCGAGAGAGAGGAAAACTTAGTTGCTGCTTTCTCCTTTTTTGACAAAGATGGTAGTGGTTACATCACCATTGATGAACTTCAACAAGCTTGCAAAGAGTTTGGTCTAGGTGATGTGCATTTGGATGAGATGATCAAAGAAATTGACCAAGATAAT GATGGGCGAATAGACTATGGGGAGTTTGCTGCAATGATGAGAACGGGTGATGGGGGTATGGGAAGGAGCAGATCATTGAGAAGCAGCCTGACCTTCAGCATAGCCGATGCCTTTGGAATGAAAGACCCAACACAGGATATTAAATGA
- the LOC107957476 gene encoding calcium-dependent protein kinase 4 isoform X2: MTSGGRSRSCIICLRTHSWFRSRELMKMPCLFIWLWSFVRVGNFLIGSWLKVIIVKERLLSLSKPLLVSLRLVIPLGLCIEISNLRISCLILPLTMPFSRLPILACPSSINQYFSDVVGSPFYVAPEVLLKHYGPEADIWSAAVILYILLSGVPPFWAETDSGIFRQILHGKVDFESEPWPSISESAKDLLRKMLERDPQKRITAYEVLCHPWIVDDRVAPDKPLDSAVLSRLKKFSAMNKLKKMALRVIAERLSEEEIGGLKELFKMIDTDNSGTITFQELKDGLKKVGSELTETEIKDLMEAADIDNSGTIDYGEFLAATLHINKIEREENLVAAFSFFDKDGSGYITIDELQQACKEFGLGDVHLDEMIKEIDQDNDGRIDYGEFAAMMRTGDGGMGRSRSLRSSLTFSIADAFGMKDPTQDIK, encoded by the exons ATGACGTCTGGAGGGAGATCCAGATCATGCATCATTTGTCTGAGAACCCATTCGTGGTTCAGATCAAGGGAACTTATGAAGATGCCGTGTTTGTTCATTTGGTTATGGAGCTTTGTGCGGGTGGGGAACTTTTTGATAGGATCGTGGCTAAAGGTCATTATAGTGAAAGAGAGGCTGCTAAGCTTATCAAAACCATTGTTGGTGTCGTTGAGGCTTGTCATTCCCTTGGGGTTATGCATAGAGATCTCAAACCTGAGAATTTCTTGTTTGATACTCCCGCTGACGATGCCGTTCTCAAGGCTACCGATTTTGGCTTGTCCGTCTTCTATAAACCAG TATTTTAGTGATGTTGTTGGGAGTCCCTTTTATGTTGCGCCAGAGGTTTTGTTGAAGCATTATGGACCAGAAGCAGATATATGGAGTGCTGCTGTTATCCTATACATCTTGTTGAGTGGGGTTCCGCCATTTTGGGCAG AAACTGATTCAGGAATCTTCAGacagattttacatggaaaagttgattttgaatcTGAGCCATGGCCTAGTATCTCTGAAAGTGCAAAAGATCTGTTAAGAAAGATGCTTGAAAGGGACCCACAGAAAAGAATTACTGCCTATGAGGTTCTAT GTCACCCATGGATTGTGGATGATAGAGTTGCCCCAGACAAACCTCTGGATTCCGCTGTATTATCACGTTTGAAGAAGTTCTCAGCAATGAACAAACTTAAAAAGATGGCTCTGCGT GTCATAGCAGAGAGACTCTCTGAGGAAGAAATTGGTGGCTTGAAAGAGTTGTTCAAAATGATTGATACAGACAACAGTGGGACGATTACATTTCAGGAACTCAAAGATGGTTTAAAGAAAGTGGGATCTGAACTTACAGAAACGGAAATCAAGGATTTAATGGAAGCT GCTGATATTGATAACAGTGGAACAATTGACTATGGTGAATTCCTTGCTGCTACACTGCACATAAATAAGATCGAGAGAGAGGAAAACTTAGTTGCTGCTTTCTCCTTTTTTGACAAAGATGGTAGTGGTTACATCACCATTGATGAACTTCAACAAGCTTGCAAAGAGTTTGGTCTAGGTGATGTGCATTTGGATGAGATGATCAAAGAAATTGACCAAGATAAT GATGGGCGAATAGACTATGGGGAGTTTGCTGCAATGATGAGAACGGGTGATGGGGGTATGGGAAGGAGCAGATCATTGAGAAGCAGCCTGACCTTCAGCATAGCCGATGCCTTTGGAATGAAAGACCCAACACAGGATATTAAATGA